A window of Psychroflexus sp. ALD_RP9 contains these coding sequences:
- a CDS encoding efflux RND transporter periplasmic adaptor subunit, with protein sequence MKRSIILLLLIFANLSSSCGDSSKETSTEDKNKADDDHIILSDQQFKSAQLQLGTPEFKKFSEQFEVTGVIDVPPKNRASVTAYFDGYVTQTELLVGDEVKKGDVLVKLKHPNFIKIQQNYVEALSNLDYQKSEFDRKQKLYEDQVIAQKVFQSTKNQFLNAKAQLASAKEQIKLMNLSPKQVAQGNFTSEIHILAPISGKVSKLNVAQGKFIAKSDMIMEILDVDHVHLELDVFEKDLLKIHKGDTLSFSIPEVSNQSFKAYVRLIGAEISPNRRVRVHAHPINENVNFKVGMFVNATFKTDEKKLIALPEAAFTNLDNQTFILQLDKKATHNYQFSKLNVESSAPQNGYKPILNADKINLEAQYLTNGVFDLITNSGGGHSH encoded by the coding sequence ATGAAACGTTCTATTATACTTTTGCTTTTAATATTTGCAAACTTAAGCAGCTCATGCGGTGATTCTTCTAAAGAGACTTCAACCGAAGATAAAAACAAGGCTGATGATGACCATATAATCCTCAGTGATCAACAATTCAAGTCAGCCCAACTTCAATTAGGCACACCTGAATTCAAAAAATTTTCAGAACAATTTGAAGTAACTGGTGTTATTGATGTGCCACCAAAAAACAGAGCTTCCGTAACTGCTTATTTTGATGGTTATGTTACCCAAACTGAATTGCTTGTGGGTGACGAAGTTAAAAAAGGTGATGTTTTGGTGAAGTTAAAACATCCTAACTTTATTAAAATTCAGCAAAACTATGTTGAAGCTTTAAGCAATTTAGATTATCAAAAGTCTGAGTTTGACCGGAAACAAAAGCTTTACGAAGATCAAGTGATTGCTCAAAAAGTGTTTCAATCAACCAAAAACCAATTTTTAAACGCTAAAGCACAATTGGCATCAGCAAAAGAGCAAATAAAGTTAATGAACCTTAGTCCTAAACAAGTCGCTCAAGGAAATTTTACTTCTGAAATTCATATTTTGGCGCCTATAAGTGGTAAAGTTTCAAAACTAAATGTGGCACAAGGTAAATTTATTGCCAAATCTGATATGATTATGGAAATTTTAGATGTTGACCATGTACATTTAGAATTAGATGTATTTGAAAAAGACCTTTTAAAAATACATAAAGGAGATACCTTAAGTTTTAGCATTCCTGAAGTGTCTAACCAAAGTTTTAAAGCCTATGTACGATTAATTGGCGCTGAAATTAGTCCAAACAGACGTGTTCGTGTTCATGCACATCCTATTAACGAAAATGTAAATTTTAAAGTTGGTATGTTTGTAAATGCAACTTTTAAAACAGATGAAAAAAAGTTAATCGCTCTGCCAGAAGCTGCTTTTACAAATCTAGATAATCAAACCTTTATTTTGCAACTGGATAAAAAAGCAACTCATAACTACCAGTTTTCTAAGCTAAACGTAGAAAGCTCTGCGCCACAAAATGGCTATAAACCAATTTTGAATGCTGATAAAATTAATTTAGAAGCACAATATTTAACCAATGGCGTTTTTGATTTAATTACCAATAGTGGTGGCGGACATAGCCATTAA